In Bacillus sp. S3, the sequence GGCCATCCACCTTCATCCCGATTGTAATACCACCTCGTAGTAGCATTACAAGTACTGACTGTCCAACTACCAGTCAGCATATACGTATACCAATCAACAAACTCCACAATTTTATCAGCCTTATCATAGTTTTCAGGTTCATTTTGTTTCAGCCAAAGGGCCTTACATGGCATCCATTCAGCTGAAACTGTGTCGTATCCGCTCATTTTTAAGATAGGGTGCTTCGTTTCTGCAATAAACTTTGCTTGTTTATTAGCACGTATATCCATCCATATCAGTGGATTTCTTATAGGCGTTCCATCATCCTTACACGCAATGACACTGCAGCAAGTTGCATCATAACTGACCCCAATGATTTGTTTCTTATCAATTCCGGAATCTGCCAAGGCTTTTCTTGAACTTTTAGCTAAAGCGCTCCACCAGTCCCTGGGATCCTGTTCAGCCCAGCCTGGGTGAGGATGATAGGTTTTGTATTCAGTCGAGGCAAACGTAATCTCATTTCCTTGTAAATCAAATAATCCTACTCTAACTCCCTCTGTACCAGCATCAATTCCCATTACAATTTCTTTCATTGTCTTCCCCTCCAGTTTGGCATCGCTTTCATATTTAACAACTGGAATTATTCCAGTAGGTACTGAGCGACATTCTCACATGTGATTAAAACATCTACCCAATTCCCTTGTAATGCTGCTTTAATTACTTCCTTTTTTTCGTTTGTCCCAGAAATCAGAACCACTTTTGATTGCTCACTTAACTTACTAAAATCAGGTCCAACTACCCTTTTATGGATATCCAAATTTAAGATATTTCCCTTTTTATCAAAGAACCAAGAGCCAATATCTCCTATTACCCCGTCATTTTCCATTATTTTCGCTTCTTCCTTACTGATGATTCCAAGATCAATAAACGTTGAATCGGTGACATTTCCGACACCCACAACGGTGATGTCTGCATTTAACCCCATCTTAAAAACACTCTGAATCATCGGGTCCGTTATAATGGCATTTTTTAATTCTTCATTTCCAACGATAGCAGGGGCATATAAGGGATAAGCAGTACCTCCAAATTTATCTGCAATTCTTCTACAAATATCATTGGAGTGCAATTCAGACTTAACCTGCCCTAACCCTCCAGTAATTGGAACAATATTACAATCAACCTTTTCTTCCACTTCTAAGCAGTTTGCAACTTCACTTAAAGTTTTACCCATTGAAAATGCAACGGTCATTCCTTCCTGAATATTTTGTTTAAGATAATTCATTCCGGCTTCGCCCAATACCTTCAAAATATTCTCCTCGATAGCCGAATAGGATGGAACCACTATTGCTTCCTCAATATGGAATTTCTCTTTTAAAGGTTTCTCTAGAGAATAGCACCTTGTATTCAATGTCTGTATTTCAATTTTGACAATCCCACGATCTCTTGCCGTCTGTATCAGCCTAGATACCGTGGAATTTGAAATATTCAATAATGAAGCAATTTTACTCTGTGGAAGATTGTCAATGTAATACATATAAGCGACTTTTGTTACTAACTCGGTATTATTTTGCATTCTATTTCCTCACTCTAAGACGACTTTGAAATTATTTTCAGTCAATTGAAAATTTTCTCTATGGTTATCATTAAAACACCTTAATTTCATTTTGTCTATACTTTCCAATAAAATTCAGAAAATAATTTCACCATTACAAATATTCAGGAAAATAATTCGAAATATTTTTCACAACCTTGAAATTATTCCCGTTGTATGCCATTATATATCTGTATTCTAAATATTGGTTAAATTTTCATTATTATGAATAGTAAAGGAGGAAGAACAAAATGAATTTCGAAGGGAAAATTGCCTTTATCACCGGAGCAGGGAGAGGAATAGGAAAAACAGCCGCTCTGCTGCTAGCTAAATATGGTGCCGATATTGTTGCCTGTGATCTAAACTTTTCAAATTTAAAAGAAACAGCTGAAGAGGTTGAAGCTCTAGGCAGAAGAGCCATCATCAGTGAAGTAAACGTGACGAATAAAGTAGATATTGACAAAGCCGTTCAACAGGCTGTTGAGGAATTTGGAAGAATAGATATTTTAGTAAATTGCGCAGGGATTATCTCAACATCCTTACTTGTAGATGCTGAAGAAGAAATGTGGGATCAAATTATGGGTGTAAATGCTAAAGGGACCTTCTTAACCTGCCAATCAGTTGCTAAGCAAATGATCCAACAAAATAGCGGTAAAATAGTAAATATCTCTTCCATTGCATCAAAAACAGCTGAATATGCTAATGGACTTTACTGTACTTCAAAAGCAGCGGTTAATATGATCTCTCAAACATTAGCATTAGAACTAGCTCAATATAACATAAATGTAAACGCTATCTGTCCTGCCTATACCAATACGGATATGATGCAAAACGTGTTCAATAATAGAGGGCCAGTAGAAGGAATGACACCAGAGGAGTATCAAAATTACCTTACTTCCTTTGTACCGCTAGGAAGAATGGCTGATCCAATTGAAATAGCAGAATTAATCGCTTTTCTTTCAAGCGACAAATCTAACTTTATCACAGGAACCACTTATACAATAGCTGGCGGAAAAGAATTACATTAATCCTGATTTCTTAAGGTGGTGCAAATCTTGAATATTTTAGATAGTTTTAAATTAGATGGAAAAACAGCATTAGTAACTGGCGGTGCAAAAGGATTAGGAAAGAGTATATCAAAAGCGCTCTCTGATGCTGGTGCAAATGTTGTTATTATAGATATTGATGAAGTAGAAGCGAAAAAGGCGATAGAAGAGCTTTCAAGAAGTGGTGATCATTTTGCCTTAAAAGCGGATATTACGAACGAATATGAAGTAAAAGACGCTATAGCTACTATTATTGAAAAATATAAACAGATTAATATTCTAGTAAATAATGCCGGAATATGCCAAAGAATTGAATCTGAAAATATGTCGTTAGAAGATTGGAAAAAGACATTTGATATTAATATTAATGCCATGTTTTTAGTATCCAAATATGTCTATCCTACTATGAGGGATAACGGCGGCGGTTCCATTATCAACATGGCTTCGAAGGCTGGAATCATCTCGCTTACCTATCCACAGAGTGCATATAATGCGTCTAAGGGTGCTGTAATCATGTTAACCAAAAGCCTTGCCCAAGAATGGGTTGGAGATAATATAAGGGTAAATGCGATTGCCCCAGGGTTCATGCAAACAGATATGACGAAGCCTATGTTTGAAAATGACGGTCCGCTTTCCTTTGTTGTGGATCTAGTTCCAATGAAAAGAGTGGGCTTGCCGCATGAACTAGGCGGAGCAATCGTATTGCTTGCTTCCGAAGCTTCGTCATTTACAACAGGATCTATTATATCTATCGATGGCGGATATACTATGGTATAAAAATCATATATTCGAACAAATGACCTCGTTTTGAACCGAGGTCATTTTATATTACAGCTACACCAATTTCCGAATCGGATTATGGGAATTTTAAAATTGAATGTGAAATTAAACTGAAGGACATTTTTGCAGAGCGGGTGATGATGATCCTATTTATGAACAAGTTTTAAGGAAACTAGGAAGTGACATAAGCCTGATAAACTATCATCTATTTCAGGATAAAGTAGACACTAGTTATTTCACCTTGAATTCAATCCGTAAGGATATGCCAAAATCACTTGAAAGTATGAATAAAGATATCATTTCATTTTTGCTGGGATAAAGGGCGTGCCAGAGGTACCATTTTTAAATAATGTAAAATAAAATATCGGTTAAAAAATAAATGAATACCCCATTAATCTCCTTCTAATACTACTATCTATAGCTAGATAATAAGGTATAAAAGAGGTAGACCTATATGGGAAATGTTTTTTTCATTACAATACTTAAAGGTATTGGATTATACGTGTTAGCATTATTCTTAACCCGAAAAATAGGCACAAAACTTATTTCGCAAATGAATTTTTTTGATTTTATTATGGGTGTTTCAATGGGTTCGATAGTCGCAAATGCTGTTATTGATAAGCAATTTGCAACATTTTCAGCTATTACTACCTTAATATTATTTACCATTTTGACTCTATTTACTGGATATTTAAGCTTAAAAAACCTCACATTAAGGAAGCTGATCAATTCTGAACCGGTTACTTTAGTTGAAAATGGAGCCATTGTGGATGAAAATATGAAGAAAATAAAATGGACCATAAATGAATTAAAGATGAAATTAAGAGAAAAAAATGCCTTCAATGTTGCGGACGTAGAATTCGCTATAATGGAAACGGATGGTAATTTATCAGTATTACCCAAATCAGATAAAAAACCACTTACTCCTTCTGATATGAACATTCAAACAACAAGTTCAGGTCTTGAAAAGGATATAATCATTGATGGAACGATAATGGAGGAAAACTTAACAAGTACTGGATTAGATAAAGAATGGCTAACTTCTGAACTTAATAAACAAAATATCAAAGATTGTTCAGAGGTTTTTTATGCTGGATTAGATAACAGAAAAAAACTGTATATATCTAAAATAAACAGGACCAATAAAGAAACAGTAAAAAAAGAAAACGCACTGTGAATTTGACCTGAAAATCCACGTGCGTTTTCCTATGCGATAACTTGTTTGCACACCTCTAAAGTGAACCCTTAAACCGTCCTCCTGGCACCCTGGTACCGCTCCTATTTTCGGAATATATCCGCTAGTATGAGGGCGGCGGCGTCCATTAGGGATGATTTTTCTATCAGTTTGCCTGGGATGATGGTCAGGTCTTTTTGAAATACTTCGATTGCGCGATTCCTCGCGATCGTGGCTGATATTCCAATCATTTTTTCATATTTCTCTGGGAGTTTTCCTCCAATGAGAATGGGATCGGGATTGAAATAATTGATGAAATTGGTCAAGCCTATCCCAATATAGTTGGCTGACTCCAATGTCTCTACGTAGACTGCTTCTATATCGGGGTTTGTGCTTAAATTTTCATGAAACCCCTATGTAGACATTCTACTTCGACGTTAAGGCTTAAATTTTTCTCCAACATCCAAGTAGACTGGCTCTACTTCGACATTCGGGCTTAAAATTCACTCTAACATCCAAGTAGACTGGCTCTACTTCGACATTCGGGCTTAAATTTCTCTCCAACATCCAAGTAGACTGGCTCTACTTCGACATTCGGGCTTAAAATTCACTCCAACTTCCAAGTAGACCGGCTTTACTTCGACATTCGGGCTTAAAATTCACTCCAACATCCAAGTAGACTGGCTCTACTTCGACATTCGGGCTTAAAATTCACTCCAACTTCCAAGTATACTGGCTCTACTTCGACATTCGGGCTTAAAATTCACTCCAACATCCAAGTAGACTGGCTTTACTTCGACATTCGGGCTTAAAATTCACTCCAACTTCCAAGTAGACCGGCTCTACTTCGACATTCGGGCTTAAAATTCACTCCAACTTCCAAGTAGACCGGCTTTACTTCGACATTCGGGCTTAAAATTCACTCCAACATCCAAGTAGACCAGCTCTACTTCGACATTCGGGCTTAAAATTCACTCCAACTTCCAAGTAGACCGGCTCTACTTCGACATTCTGGCTTAAAATTCACTCCAACTTCCAAGTAGACCGGCTCTACTTCGACATTCGGGCTTAAAATTTACTCCAACTTCCAAGTATACTGGCTCTACTTCGACATTCGGGCTTAAAATTCACTCCAACATCCAAGTAGACTGGCTTTACTTCAACGCTAAGGCTAAAAAATCACCAAAACGTCGAAGTTGGAACGGTTATTATCAAAAAACAGGATTCAGTCCCGCTGCCCTTAAGTCCGCTGAACTAAACCCTTAATTGTAACTATTGAATTAAAATGGTAGCTTATGGACCCTACCCACGCATATTCGATGAATATCAGAGCGTGCCAGGGACCGCAATCTACTGCTTTAAGCTTTAGCCGAGTGGGACTGACTCCAATGTCTCTACGTAGCCTGCTTCTACATCGGGGTTTGTGCTTAAATTTCCATGAAACTCCTACGTGCGTTCTTGACTGGATTTTGCAAATTGATAATAGGTAATACTTCCAAGAAGAGTCGAGGTAACTAAGATCAGCAGTGAAAAGATCAAAATTAATTTCACCCGATATGGAAGCGACAACAAAGATTGTTTGAGGTTTTGTTTCATCGTGACTAATTCCATAAGAATCCCCTTTTCTCCGAATAAGCTATGTATTGCTTTCTACATTTTTCGAGGAATTCCTTTGTTACCTGAAAAAAAGGGGCCAGGGGGAAAAGTTGATATTCTTGATCGATGATTCTTCTTGTCCCCGTTCCATTTTGCAGCTGAATTGCTCTTTCTAAATCTTCTTTTCCTTCTATCTTAGTTCTTTAGTTTAAAAAATCTTTTTTATATCGAACGGCTAGATAGATTCCTGAAGCGAAGAATGCAAGAGAATATTTAAATAAGAAGAAAATTTGCCACATATATTCTTTCGGGAAAATCACGTCGCACAAAATGACTCCACATAACATAATAAGGGCACTTTTTAAAGATATTTGATTTGTTCTTTCGTCCGCCTGACCCATTTTCTTTCGAAATACGTATGTCAGAATCGCTCCGACTAAAAGCAATACCATGCCGATACCAATAAGCATGTTCCAATTTCCCGAAGATTGTTCAGCCCAGGACTTTAAAGGGTTAATAATGGCGTTAGGGATATCTGAAATAGACTTATTTTCCATTTTAATCATTTCCTTTCACATAAGTAAAAACTTCGTTTACATCAACATTAAAAAATTCAGCAATTCGAAAAGCCAACAGCAGAGTCGGAACATAATTTCCTTTTTCCATTACGAAAATGGTTTGTTTGGAAACCCCGACTTTCTCTGCTAATTCTTGCTGAGACATTCTGGCAAGTACACGATATTCATAAACCTTATTTGATATCGAATCACCAAAATCTTTCTTCATGATAACCACCTCTTGAATTAAATTATAAACTCAGTTTTTATAAAAGTAAAGTAAACTTATATAAAAACATAAAATACATTTACATTTGAACAGATTACTTTGTTTTAACAAAAGCCAGAATGTAGAAAGGAGTTTTCTATTTGTTGTTCACCTGCTTCTTAATAAACTTCATTTAATCTATACACTCCGTTTACAAGGCTTTAATCTTCAGGTGATATGATTGCTTTAGCAACGAATGAGGAGGCAGAATAAATGAATGTGCGTGCAATATTTATTGATATGGATGGGACACTACTAAAAGCCTCAAACACCATTTCCCACCGAAATAGGGAAGCCATTAATAGGCTCATGAATCAGGGAATCATGGTTTTTCTAGCTACTGGACGACACTATGAAGTAACGGCTCCCTACCATAAAGAAATGGGATTGCAAACTCCGATGATCTGTTTGAATGGTTCCGCTATTCACGCGGCGGATACAGGAAGAGTTTTGCAAATGAAAACCGTCCAATTGAACGAAGAACGTTTTCACCATCTTACTGCTGAAAGTCCTTGTAATGTTATGGTCCATACAGCACATGGGCTTTATTGTAAGGAAACGAATGAAGAAATAGATTATTGGACAAATGTGGGGCAAACTCCGCCGCGGTATATTGGAGATTTAAGACAGGCAAATTATCAAGATGTACTTAAATATAGTGTCCGAACAGGTATACCAAGTCCGAAAATTTCTGCCTTGTTTAACAAGGAAGCAGCAGTCATTGATTGGAATGATGGGTTTGAGCTGCTTGCTCCTAATGTTTCCAAATGGTCTGGTATAAAAACCTTACTTACCGAACTTCGAATGAGTCCAAATGAAGTCGCAGCCATTGGAGACGGACCCAATGACATAGAGATGCTTCGTCATGCCGGTATGGGTGTCGCAATGGGGAACGCTAGCGACGAGGTTAAAACAGCTGCTGATTTTGTTACGGGACATCACGAAAATGATGGATTAGCTGAATTTATAGAACGTTATCTGATAAAATCACTTGCGATTTAGCGTTTTATTCAAACGCACCGAATCCAACGGGAAGGATGAGATGTGTGCCTTTATTCAACTCGTACCGTCCGCCATTATGAAGAAGGGCATCGTCTCCCCTAATCACACTAAGCAGCAAATACAGATCATGCGCCAGGAACAATTAAAAATGCCCTTCCTCTTCTGCATCGACGTTAAGGCTTAAATTTTACTCAAACATCCAAGTAGAAATGGTTTTAATCAAAAAAACAGGGTCCAGCCCCGCTGCTCTTAAAGTCGCGGAACTAAACCCTTCATTGTAACTATTGAATTAAAATGGCAGCGCATGGACCTACACACCCACACACGCTTTTTCCGACAAATATCGGGTCGTGCCTGGTACCGTTTTAATAGATTGGAGAAAATTTTTAAGCTATTTTCGTAATTAATATTGTTATTAACAGCGTTCATCCTCGTAAGCCGCTTTTAAATAGTGTAATTTTATACCTTTTTTAGAGAGCCAATAGGCGGGATTGGATTCATTTGCGACTAAAACCTTGGCGGGAATGCACCCAATAAGCCGGATTGGATTCATTTTCGCTAAAAACCTTAACCGTATTGCATCTAATAGGCCGGATTGGATGCATTTTCACTTAAAACCTTAACCGTATTGCATCCAATAGGGGGGATTGGATTCATTTTCACTTAAAATCTTGGGCGTATTGCATCCAATAAGCGGGATTGGATTCATTTTCACTAAAAACCTTGAGCGTATTGCATCCAATAAAAAAATGAAAAGCTCTGCGCTAGGGTGATGATTGGAAGAAAACGATTTTAGTAGACAGATCGCAATTTCACGCTTTACCACATTGAACTTTAGCTGAGTAGGGGTCTAGATAGGTAAATAGAAATGAAATTCAATAAAAAAAGGACAGGAATTAACGAATTAACCTGTCCTTCTTTAGTGGATCAGCCCACATTTTCCTTATTTTTTGAAGCACTTTCTTTCACTTTCTCCTCCCAGAAATCAGCACCTTTAATGCCGAGTTTAACAGGATCAAAGACTGGGTCTAGGCCGGCTTTCTTCTGTGCTTCATAGTCTTTAAATACTTTTAATGCTGTTCTCGATAAGAATAGAATCGCTACTAGGTTAAGCCATGCCATGCTTCCAAATCCTAAGTCACCGAGCGCCCATAATAGGGATGCGTCCTTCACACTTCCAAAATAAATCATTCCTAGGAAAATAACGAGTAAAGAAGTTTTCACCCATTTAAACTTTTTATTTCGATCAAGGTAGACAAGGGTAGTTTCAGAGATATAGTAATAGGCCATCAGGGTTGTAAAGGCAAAGAAGAAGATCGCAATCGCAACGAATAATCCGCCGAATCCAGGTATCACACTTTCAACTGCTGCCTGCGTCCACATTGGACCGGCTTCAACGCCCGGGATGTGGTCAACAATCGGCTGCTGTTTTTCTGGCGTAACGCTGTACATACCTGAAATTAGAATCATTAGAGCTGTTGCTGTACAAACAATAAGCGTGTCAATATAGACTGAAAATCCTTGGACAAGACCTTGCTTTGCCGGATGGGAAACTTCTGCTGCGGCTGAACTGTAGGTTCCTTCACCTACACCGGCAACGTTAGAGAACACCGCTCTCTTAACTCCCCAAGCAATAGCTGCACCGACAATTCCGCCAAACATCTCATTTGCCCCAAACGCACTTGTGATAATCAGCCACAGCATCCCTGGAAC encodes:
- a CDS encoding sugar-binding transcriptional regulator codes for the protein MQNNTELVTKVAYMYYIDNLPQSKIASLLNISNSTVSRLIQTARDRGIVKIEIQTLNTRCYSLEKPLKEKFHIEEAIVVPSYSAIEENILKVLGEAGMNYLKQNIQEGMTVAFSMGKTLSEVANCLEVEEKVDCNIVPITGGLGQVKSELHSNDICRRIADKFGGTAYPLYAPAIVGNEELKNAIITDPMIQSVFKMGLNADITVVGVGNVTDSTFIDLGIISKEEAKIMENDGVIGDIGSWFFDKKGNILNLDIHKRVVGPDFSKLSEQSKVVLISGTNEKKEVIKAALQGNWVDVLITCENVAQYLLE
- a CDS encoding SDR family NAD(P)-dependent oxidoreductase, with translation MNFEGKIAFITGAGRGIGKTAALLLAKYGADIVACDLNFSNLKETAEEVEALGRRAIISEVNVTNKVDIDKAVQQAVEEFGRIDILVNCAGIISTSLLVDAEEEMWDQIMGVNAKGTFLTCQSVAKQMIQQNSGKIVNISSIASKTAEYANGLYCTSKAAVNMISQTLALELAQYNINVNAICPAYTNTDMMQNVFNNRGPVEGMTPEEYQNYLTSFVPLGRMADPIEIAELIAFLSSDKSNFITGTTYTIAGGKELH
- a CDS encoding SDR family NAD(P)-dependent oxidoreductase, with product MQILNILDSFKLDGKTALVTGGAKGLGKSISKALSDAGANVVIIDIDEVEAKKAIEELSRSGDHFALKADITNEYEVKDAIATIIEKYKQINILVNNAGICQRIESENMSLEDWKKTFDININAMFLVSKYVYPTMRDNGGGSIINMASKAGIISLTYPQSAYNASKGAVIMLTKSLAQEWVGDNIRVNAIAPGFMQTDMTKPMFENDGPLSFVVDLVPMKRVGLPHELGGAIVLLASEASSFTTGSIISIDGGYTMV
- a CDS encoding DUF421 domain-containing protein, encoding MGNVFFITILKGIGLYVLALFLTRKIGTKLISQMNFFDFIMGVSMGSIVANAVIDKQFATFSAITTLILFTILTLFTGYLSLKNLTLRKLINSEPVTLVENGAIVDENMKKIKWTINELKMKLREKNAFNVADVEFAIMETDGNLSVLPKSDKKPLTPSDMNIQTTSSGLEKDIIIDGTIMEENLTSTGLDKEWLTSELNKQNIKDCSEVFYAGLDNRKKLYISKINRTNKETVKKENAL
- a CDS encoding DUF2178 domain-containing protein; protein product: MENKSISDIPNAIINPLKSWAEQSSGNWNMLIGIGMVLLLVGAILTYVFRKKMGQADERTNQISLKSALIMLCGVILCDVIFPKEYMWQIFFLFKYSLAFFASGIYLAVRYKKDFLN
- a CDS encoding helix-turn-helix transcriptional regulator; this translates as MKKDFGDSISNKVYEYRVLARMSQQELAEKVGVSKQTIFVMEKGNYVPTLLLAFRIAEFFNVDVNEVFTYVKGND
- a CDS encoding HAD family hydrolase; its protein translation is MNVRAIFIDMDGTLLKASNTISHRNREAINRLMNQGIMVFLATGRHYEVTAPYHKEMGLQTPMICLNGSAIHAADTGRVLQMKTVQLNEERFHHLTAESPCNVMVHTAHGLYCKETNEEIDYWTNVGQTPPRYIGDLRQANYQDVLKYSVRTGIPSPKISALFNKEAAVIDWNDGFELLAPNVSKWSGIKTLLTELRMSPNEVAAIGDGPNDIEMLRHAGMGVAMGNASDEVKTAADFVTGHHENDGLAEFIERYLIKSLAI
- a CDS encoding alanine/glycine:cation symporter family protein, producing MEEIVNWAVSKVWSLGLVFFALGAGLFFSIITRFVQIRYFKEMIKLLFEKGNPDSGVSSFQAFCMALAGRVGIGNIAGVATAIAFGGPGAVFWMWVMALLGGASAFIESTLAQVYKIKDGNQYRGGTPYFIEKGLNLRWFAVLVAIVVSLCYGILVPGIQSNTIAVGFENTLGINRNITGIILVALLGIIIFGGVKRIGSVAEKVVPFMALGYVIVTFVLLIANASEVPGMLWLIITSAFGANEMFGGIVGAAIAWGVKRAVFSNVAGVGEGTYSSAAAEVSHPAKQGLVQGFSVYIDTLIVCTATALMILISGMYSVTPEKQQPIVDHIPGVEAGPMWTQAAVESVIPGFGGLFVAIAIFFFAFTTLMAYYYISETTLVYLDRNKKFKWVKTSLLVIFLGMIYFGSVKDASLLWALGDLGFGSMAWLNLVAILFLSRTALKVFKDYEAQKKAGLDPVFDPVKLGIKGADFWEEKVKESASKNKENVG